A region from the Lemur catta isolate mLemCat1 chromosome 7, mLemCat1.pri, whole genome shotgun sequence genome encodes:
- the TKFC gene encoding triokinase/FMN cyclase isoform X1 translates to MTSKKLVNSVEGCADDALAGLVACDPNLQLLQGHRVALRSDLDSLKGRVALLSGGGSGHEPAHAGFIGKGMLTGVIAGAVFTSPAVGSILAAIRAVAQAGTVGTLLIVKNYTGDRLNFGLAREQARAEGIPVEMVVIGDDSAFTVLKKAGRRGLCGTVLIHKVAGALAEAGVGLEEIAKQVSMVAKAMGTLGLSLSSCSVPGSKATFELSADEVELGLGIHGEAGVRRIKMATADEIVRLMLDHMTDTSNASHVPVQRGSSVVMMVNNLGGLSFLELGILADAAVRSLEGRGVKIARALVGTFMSALEMSGFSLTLLLADEPLLKLIDAETTAAAWPNVAKVSVTGRKRSRAAPSEPREAPGSTAAGGLASKRMALVLEQVCATLLGLEEHLNALDRAAGDGDCGTTHSRAARAIQGWLKEGPPPASPAQLLSKLSVLLLEKMGGSSGALYGLFLTAAAQPLKAKTDLPAWSAAMDAGLEAMQKYGKAAPGDRTMLDSLWAAGQELQAWKSPGADLFKVLTKAVKSAEAAAEATKNMEAGAGRASYISSARLDQPDPGAVAAAAILRAVLEVLQNQGV, encoded by the exons ATG ACCTCCAAGAAGCTGGTGAACTCAGTGGAAGGCTGTGCTGATGACGCCCTTGCTGGCCTGGTGGCCTGTGACCCCAACCTTCAGCTCCTGCAGGGCCACCGCGTGGCTCTCCGTTCCGACTTAGACAGCCTCAAGGGCCGGGTGGCACTGCTGTCGGGTGGGGGCTCTGGCCATGAGCCTGCCCATGCTG gtTTCATAGGGAAGGGGATGCTGACCGGGGTCATCGCGGGAGCCGTGTTCACCTCCCCGGCAGTGGGCAGCATCCTGGCAGCCATCAGGGCCGTGGCCCAGGCGGGCACAG TGGGGACCCTTCTCATTGTGAAGAACTACACTGGGGATCGGCTGAACTTCGGCCTGGCCCGGGAGCAGGCCCGGGCTGAGGGCATCCCTGTGGAGATGGTGGTCATTGGGGACGACAGCGCCTTCACCGTGCTGAAGAAGGCGGGCCGGCGGGGGCTCTGCGGCACGGTGCTCATACACAAG GTGGCAGGTGCCCTGGCCGAGGCAGGTGTGGGGCTGGAGGAGATTGCAAAGCAAGTGAGCATGGTCGCCAAGGCCATGG GTACCCTGGGCTTGAGCCTGTCCTCCTGCAGCGTCCCTGGTTCCAAAGCCACCTTTGAGCTCTCAGCCGATGAGGTCGAGCTGGGCCTGG GGATCCATGGGGAAGCTGGTGTGCGCCGAATAAAG ATGGCAACAGCCGACGAGATCGTGAGGCTCATGCTCGACCACATGACAGATACCTCCAATGCATCCCACGTGCCTGTGCAGCGCG GCTCCTCGGTGGTGATGATGGTCAACAACCTGGGTGGCCTGTCATTCCTGGAACTGGGCATCCTGGCTGATGCTGCCGTCCGCTCCCTGG AGGGCCGCGGGGTGAAGATTGCCCGTGCCCTGGTGGGCACCTTCATGTCAGCACTGGAGATGTCTGGCTTTTCCCTCACCCTCCTGCTGGCGGATGAGCCCCTCCTGAAACTGATAG ATGCTGAAACCACCGCAGCAGCCTGGCCTAATGTGGCCAAGGTCTCCGTGACGGGGCGGAAGCGGAGCCGGGCAGCCCCCAGCGAGCCCCGGGAGGCCCCTGGTTCCACTGCAGCAGGAG GCTTAGCCTCAAAGCGGATGGCACTTGTGCTGgaacaggtgtgtgccaccctCCTGGGCCTGGAGGAACATCTGAACGCCCTGGACCGGGCTGCTGGTGACGGGGACTGTGGTACCACCCACAGCCGTGCAGCCAGAG CGATCCAGGGGTGGCTGAAGGAGGGCCCAccccctgccagccctgcccagctgctcTCCAAGTTGTCCGTCCTGCTGCTGGAGAAGATGGGAGGCTCCTCTGGTGCG CTCTACGGCCTGTTCCTGACTGCAGCTGCCCAGCCCCTCAAGGCCAAGACTGACCTTCCAGCCTGGTCTGCTGCTATGGACGCCGGCCTGGAGGCCATGCAGAA gtATGGAAAGGCTGCCCCAGGGGACAGGACTATG CTGGATTCTCTGTGGGCGGCAGGACAGGAGCTCCAAGCCTGGAAGAGCCCAGGGGCTGATCTGTTCAAAGTCCTGACCAAAGCAGTCAAG AGTGCCGAAGCTGCAGCCGAGGCCACCAAGAATATGGAAGCCGGAGCTGGAAGAGCCAGTTACATCAGCTCCGCACGGCTAGACCAGCCAGACCCTGGGGCGGTGGCAGCTGCCGCCATTCTCCGTGCCGTCCTGGAGGTCTTGCAGAACCAGGGTGTGTGA
- the TKFC gene encoding triokinase/FMN cyclase isoform X2, whose translation MLTGVIAGAVFTSPAVGSILAAIRAVAQAGTVGTLLIVKNYTGDRLNFGLAREQARAEGIPVEMVVIGDDSAFTVLKKAGRRGLCGTVLIHKVAGALAEAGVGLEEIAKQVSMVAKAMGTLGLSLSSCSVPGSKATFELSADEVELGLGIHGEAGVRRIKMATADEIVRLMLDHMTDTSNASHVPVQRGSSVVMMVNNLGGLSFLELGILADAAVRSLEGRGVKIARALVGTFMSALEMSGFSLTLLLADEPLLKLIDAETTAAAWPNVAKVSVTGRKRSRAAPSEPREAPGSTAAGGLASKRMALVLEQVCATLLGLEEHLNALDRAAGDGDCGTTHSRAARAIQGWLKEGPPPASPAQLLSKLSVLLLEKMGGSSGALYGLFLTAAAQPLKAKTDLPAWSAAMDAGLEAMQKYGKAAPGDRTMLDSLWAAGQELQAWKSPGADLFKVLTKAVKSAEAAAEATKNMEAGAGRASYISSARLDQPDPGAVAAAAILRAVLEVLQNQGV comes from the exons ATGCTGACCGGGGTCATCGCGGGAGCCGTGTTCACCTCCCCGGCAGTGGGCAGCATCCTGGCAGCCATCAGGGCCGTGGCCCAGGCGGGCACAG TGGGGACCCTTCTCATTGTGAAGAACTACACTGGGGATCGGCTGAACTTCGGCCTGGCCCGGGAGCAGGCCCGGGCTGAGGGCATCCCTGTGGAGATGGTGGTCATTGGGGACGACAGCGCCTTCACCGTGCTGAAGAAGGCGGGCCGGCGGGGGCTCTGCGGCACGGTGCTCATACACAAG GTGGCAGGTGCCCTGGCCGAGGCAGGTGTGGGGCTGGAGGAGATTGCAAAGCAAGTGAGCATGGTCGCCAAGGCCATGG GTACCCTGGGCTTGAGCCTGTCCTCCTGCAGCGTCCCTGGTTCCAAAGCCACCTTTGAGCTCTCAGCCGATGAGGTCGAGCTGGGCCTGG GGATCCATGGGGAAGCTGGTGTGCGCCGAATAAAG ATGGCAACAGCCGACGAGATCGTGAGGCTCATGCTCGACCACATGACAGATACCTCCAATGCATCCCACGTGCCTGTGCAGCGCG GCTCCTCGGTGGTGATGATGGTCAACAACCTGGGTGGCCTGTCATTCCTGGAACTGGGCATCCTGGCTGATGCTGCCGTCCGCTCCCTGG AGGGCCGCGGGGTGAAGATTGCCCGTGCCCTGGTGGGCACCTTCATGTCAGCACTGGAGATGTCTGGCTTTTCCCTCACCCTCCTGCTGGCGGATGAGCCCCTCCTGAAACTGATAG ATGCTGAAACCACCGCAGCAGCCTGGCCTAATGTGGCCAAGGTCTCCGTGACGGGGCGGAAGCGGAGCCGGGCAGCCCCCAGCGAGCCCCGGGAGGCCCCTGGTTCCACTGCAGCAGGAG GCTTAGCCTCAAAGCGGATGGCACTTGTGCTGgaacaggtgtgtgccaccctCCTGGGCCTGGAGGAACATCTGAACGCCCTGGACCGGGCTGCTGGTGACGGGGACTGTGGTACCACCCACAGCCGTGCAGCCAGAG CGATCCAGGGGTGGCTGAAGGAGGGCCCAccccctgccagccctgcccagctgctcTCCAAGTTGTCCGTCCTGCTGCTGGAGAAGATGGGAGGCTCCTCTGGTGCG CTCTACGGCCTGTTCCTGACTGCAGCTGCCCAGCCCCTCAAGGCCAAGACTGACCTTCCAGCCTGGTCTGCTGCTATGGACGCCGGCCTGGAGGCCATGCAGAA gtATGGAAAGGCTGCCCCAGGGGACAGGACTATG CTGGATTCTCTGTGGGCGGCAGGACAGGAGCTCCAAGCCTGGAAGAGCCCAGGGGCTGATCTGTTCAAAGTCCTGACCAAAGCAGTCAAG AGTGCCGAAGCTGCAGCCGAGGCCACCAAGAATATGGAAGCCGGAGCTGGAAGAGCCAGTTACATCAGCTCCGCACGGCTAGACCAGCCAGACCCTGGGGCGGTGGCAGCTGCCGCCATTCTCCGTGCCGTCCTGGAGGTCTTGCAGAACCAGGGTGTGTGA